In one window of Campylobacter hepaticus DNA:
- a CDS encoding F0F1 ATP synthase subunit C, with translation MKKFLFLFLACIAVSFAAETNTPVEQEAINVWIKAFSVLAAGLGLGVAALGGAIGMGNTAAATIAGTARNPGLGAKLMTTMFIALAMIEAQVIYALVIALIVLYANPFIVFQ, from the coding sequence ATGAAAAAATTTCTTTTTTTATTTTTAGCTTGTATAGCAGTGAGTTTTGCAGCTGAAACTAATACTCCTGTAGAACAAGAAGCTATTAATGTATGGATCAAAGCATTTTCAGTACTTGCAGCAGGTTTAGGCCTTGGAGTTGCCGCTTTAGGTGGTGCTATAGGTATGGGAAATACTGCAGCAGCAACTATAGCAGGTACAGCTAGAAATCCTGGTCTTGGAGCTAAACTTATGACAACCATGTTTATTGCTTTAGCGATGATTGAAGCACAAGTTATTTATGCCCTTGTTATAGCTTTAATAGTACTTTATGCAAATCCTTTTATAGTTTTTCAATAA
- a CDS encoding autotransporter outer membrane beta-barrel domain-containing protein, which produces MASSKKLILSLATISCLSSLALAQISGPPYAIPYTQGNNYYYTLLGYYPGTQIEVNGNGSTNSIFLGKYAYVRSSNNGVKTLYVHATTDEKIDIRKILNKGIIAGFLNIENKGSFNNGSIHVGDIDNQGYIKKVYIGIWGENNGKIQLDSFKNSGIIYASNGDGILFEGKDTQIGNFINTGIIVGNHSNSSNNASVLIGRPDKNHGNTTIDLFLNEGLIGSNMAKYGVKFDSGNDSNGGNNNRHKATVKHFINTATIQAKDTALHLSNTTITDFLNMDTIKAENGKAIETLKQTRITNFINAGTIKSESSSQEAIKFAHSIIDNILNTGNIEGKKQAIIFNGSNVKNFINSGTIKSTNNDQSNAIEVNGNRTINNFINSGTIYGNDTIRFNKTAKINYVYNTSIIYGGNTSVHVYGGNIDHFVNKGIIANDKTVNYGAAIKLENGGTIKHITNTGLIASKKAGISVTYGKFGTITLEEGSIVYGEHFGVCIAQWQNLDELIIVGSSQIASGIYSNHYGIFLGTGSQASKIELKNQAVVQAKQNAIKLENQANLSGLNIDNSTIKSGQEAILNAKGKIADINVNNGALIQSYSNTAISNLGTIDKITISGTNTKIIGDIQNKGTITSGITIQNDAQIQGQLVNEGTIKADANGKSRKRRSLDESQQSDEESKAAILIKESGQITSTSGKAGIINKDKGKIEGNIISKSSNTISLENQGSVTGNISNSGTGNLMIENKNNGSSTATISGNIANTGDGSLMLNNSSTLTGNIYNYGSGKLTIENQTNTQNGNTSISGYVANIGMGQLELMNNASISGSAYNIGGGSLMLNNSSTLKSVYNYGSGDLKIENKNSATINSIMNTNSGNVILDNSATITQGITNQGTGNLMITNQSGASIENISNESSGDVMLNNTGSITKGITNSGNGNLNLTNQENATISGGITNSGSGTLMLNNFGSIGTNTDGYNISNEGSGSVNITSWTIRTGSNNKLQTLTVGGKSANSVMVGNLIVDQGNLNMDELNDIKNLVKGVSLNNIKKIKTNGGGEMILNYDALSGKISTDFNLNASIIGASFRSLNASSIKRNAFVDGLMNNMNLSLTFNPNHFNLNTNLTFNEDNLYASINDYIQSDIQTYTHDNIKEHALVILPYFSSQSVELSLNEKSKGHIKGNILAYSTLKESGTYSFYAGYEDTKMNSYYFDVKNRTYYTGIKYFNTLFYTDNNQEVYIKAQAKAAFIKNEFLKKIANNEASANPNAYTYGGGIDLGMNFILGSHMLTPQIGLGYEGSYMQAYSIKDIKGRASVQKGERIYKNINNLFSTKASFAYFKDWLPYLKTSIELGAKLYMNTTIHTKARFGTIKVEDEINLARIQRFANASLILPLNQSFIMSMNYNAQNSKDATTHTAYAQFSYLW; this is translated from the coding sequence ATGGCTTCTTCCAAAAAACTTATTTTATCTTTAGCTACTATTTCTTGTTTAAGCTCTTTAGCCTTAGCTCAAATTAGTGGACCACCTTACGCTATACCTTATACTCAAGGAAATAATTACTACTATACTCTTTTAGGATATTATCCAGGAACTCAAATTGAAGTAAATGGTAATGGAAGTACCAATAGCATCTTTTTAGGTAAATACGCTTATGTTCGTAGTAGCAATAATGGCGTAAAAACACTCTATGTTCATGCAACTACTGATGAAAAAATAGACATAAGAAAAATATTAAATAAAGGAATCATAGCTGGTTTTTTAAACATAGAAAATAAGGGCAGTTTTAATAATGGTTCTATTCATGTAGGTGATATAGACAATCAAGGTTATATTAAAAAAGTTTATATAGGTATATGGGGAGAAAATAATGGAAAGATACAATTAGATTCTTTTAAAAACTCAGGTATTATATATGCTTCAAATGGTGATGGTATTTTATTTGAAGGCAAAGATACACAAATAGGAAACTTCATTAATACAGGTATTATTGTAGGTAATCATAGTAATAGTTCTAATAATGCTAGTGTACTTATAGGAAGACCTGATAAAAACCATGGTAATACTACTATAGATCTTTTTTTAAATGAGGGTCTAATAGGAAGTAATATGGCTAAGTATGGGGTTAAGTTTGATAGTGGTAATGATAGCAATGGTGGCAATAACAATCGTCACAAAGCTACAGTCAAACATTTTATCAATACTGCTACCATACAAGCTAAAGACACTGCATTGCATTTAAGTAATACTACTATTACTGATTTCTTAAATATGGATACTATTAAAGCTGAAAATGGCAAAGCCATAGAAACTTTAAAACAAACAAGAATTACTAATTTTATTAATGCTGGGACTATAAAAAGTGAGAGTTCAAGTCAAGAAGCTATTAAGTTTGCACATTCAATTATTGATAATATTCTTAATACAGGAAATATAGAAGGTAAAAAACAAGCTATTATTTTTAATGGTTCAAATGTTAAAAACTTTATCAATAGTGGGACTATTAAGAGTACTAATAACGATCAAAGTAATGCTATAGAAGTAAATGGTAATAGAACTATTAACAATTTCATTAATAGTGGGACTATTTATGGTAATGATACTATTAGATTTAACAAAACAGCAAAAATTAATTATGTTTATAATACAAGTATTATATATGGTGGCAACACAAGTGTACATGTATATGGTGGCAATATTGATCATTTTGTCAATAAAGGCATCATTGCCAATGATAAAACTGTAAATTACGGTGCTGCTATAAAATTAGAAAATGGTGGAACCATAAAACATATAACCAATACAGGTCTTATAGCCTCCAAAAAAGCTGGCATCTCTGTAACTTATGGTAAGTTTGGTACCATTACTTTAGAAGAAGGTAGTATAGTTTATGGAGAACATTTTGGTGTTTGCATAGCACAGTGGCAAAATTTAGATGAACTTATTATAGTTGGAAGCTCTCAAATAGCTAGTGGAATTTATAGTAATCATTATGGAATTTTTTTAGGCACAGGATCTCAAGCTTCTAAAATAGAACTAAAAAATCAAGCTGTAGTTCAAGCAAAACAAAATGCGATTAAATTAGAAAATCAAGCTAATTTAAGCGGACTTAACATTGATAACTCAACAATAAAATCAGGACAAGAAGCTATTTTAAACGCAAAAGGTAAAATAGCAGATATAAATGTAAATAATGGAGCATTAATTCAATCATATTCTAATACAGCTATAAGTAATTTAGGAACTATCGATAAAATAACCATAAGTGGAACAAATACCAAAATTATAGGTGATATTCAAAACAAAGGCACTATAACATCTGGCATAACAATACAAAATGACGCTCAAATACAAGGACAATTAGTCAACGAAGGCACCATAAAAGCTGATGCTAATGGTAAAAGCAGAAAACGCCGCTCCCTTGATGAAAGCCAACAAAGTGATGAAGAAAGCAAAGCAGCTATTCTTATAAAAGAATCAGGACAAATCACTTCAACTAGTGGTAAAGCTGGCATAATAAACAAAGATAAAGGAAAAATAGAAGGTAATATCATAAGCAAAAGTTCAAATACCATTAGCCTAGAAAACCAAGGTAGTGTAACAGGAAATATATCTAACTCTGGAACAGGTAATTTAATGATAGAAAATAAAAACAATGGTAGTAGTACTGCTACTATAAGTGGAAATATAGCCAACACAGGAGATGGTAGTTTAATGCTTAATAACTCCTCCACTTTAACAGGAAATATATACAATTATGGAAGTGGTAAATTAACTATAGAAAACCAAACTAATACTCAAAATGGCAATACTTCCATCTCAGGTTATGTTGCAAACATAGGAATGGGTCAATTAGAACTCATGAATAATGCAAGCATTAGTGGAAGTGCTTATAATATAGGAGGAGGTAGTTTAATGCTTAATAACTCCTCCACTTTAAAAAGTGTATACAATTATGGAAGTGGCGATTTAAAAATAGAAAATAAAAATAGTGCTACTATTAATTCTATCATGAATACAAACTCAGGTAATGTAATACTTGATAATAGTGCTACTATAACTCAAGGCATCACAAATCAAGGAACAGGTAATTTAATGATAACTAACCAAAGTGGTGCTAGCATTGAAAATATTAGCAATGAAAGCTCAGGCGATGTAATGCTTAACAACACTGGTTCTATAACAAAAGGTATAACAAACTCTGGTAATGGTAATCTAAACCTAACCAACCAAGAAAATGCCACCATAAGTGGAGGTATAACAAACTCTGGCTCAGGCACCCTAATGCTTAATAACTTTGGCTCTATAGGAACAAATACTGATGGCTATAACATAAGCAATGAAGGAAGTGGTAGTGTTAATATCACTTCTTGGACTATACGTACAGGAAGTAATAATAAACTCCAAACCCTTACAGTAGGAGGAAAAAGTGCTAATTCTGTTATGGTTGGAAACCTTATAGTTGATCAAGGTAATCTTAATATGGATGAACTTAATGATATTAAAAATCTTGTTAAGGGAGTAAGTTTAAATAATATAAAAAAAATAAAAACTAATGGTGGTGGAGAAATGATATTAAACTATGATGCTTTAAGTGGAAAAATCTCTACAGACTTTAATCTTAATGCTTCTATTATAGGAGCAAGCTTTAGATCTTTAAATGCTTCTAGCATTAAAAGAAATGCTTTTGTAGATGGCTTAATGAATAATATGAATTTAAGTTTAACTTTTAATCCTAATCATTTTAATCTTAATACTAATCTTACTTTTAATGAAGATAATTTATATGCTAGTATTAATGATTATATACAAAGTGATATACAAACTTATACTCATGATAATATTAAAGAACATGCCTTAGTTATACTACCTTATTTTTCTTCTCAAAGTGTAGAACTTTCTTTAAATGAAAAAAGTAAAGGACATATTAAAGGTAATATACTTGCTTATTCTACCTTAAAAGAAAGTGGAACTTATAGTTTTTATGCAGGTTATGAAGATACTAAGATGAACTCTTATTATTTTGATGTAAAAAACCGTACTTATTATACAGGTATAAAATATTTTAATACCTTATTTTATACAGACAATAATCAAGAAGTCTATATTAAAGCTCAAGCTAAAGCAGCTTTTATTAAAAATGAGTTCTTAAAGAAAATAGCCAATAATGAAGCTAGTGCTAATCCTAATGCTTATACTTATGGAGGAGGTATAGATTTAGGAATGAATTTTATCTTAGGATCTCATATGCTTACTCCTCAAATAGGTTTAGGTTATGAAGGATCTTATATGCAAGCTTATAGTATAAAAGATATTAAAGGTAGGGCTAGTGTACAAAAAGGAGAAAGAATATATAAAAATATCAATAATCTTTTTTCTACTAAGGCTAGCTTTGCTTATTTTAAAGACTGGTTACCTTATTTAAAGACTTCTATAGAATTAGGAGCTAAACTTTATATGAATACTACTATACATACTAAAGCACGCTTTGGTACTATTAAAGTAGAAGATGAAATAAACTTAGCAAGAATACAAAGATTTGCAAATGCTTCTTTAATACTGCCTTTAAATCAAAGCTTTATTATGAGTATGAATTATAATGCTCAAAATAGTAAAGATGCTACTACTCATACTGCTTATGCTCAATTTAGTTATTTGTGGTAA